The Paenibacillus sp. FSL R7-0345 DNA segment TGCGCTGCTCCTTCCACAGTCCGTCCAGGCGGCCGAGTGAGGAGGTCAGCCCCTGCTCTGTACGGAACAGGTTGATGTCGTACGGCTTGACTTCGTCCTGCACAGCCGAGACAAACTCCGCTGCGCGCGCCGCCGTTCCCGGCTTCACCTGCTGGTCAACCAGCGGTGAGGTGGACAGTCCGCGCGGCTTACGGTCAGCGGCATGCTGCCCCAGTCCGGCGGCATAGGCGGCTGCCCCCTCTCCGGCAAAGGAGCCGGAGGACATCGCCCAGGCGGCATTGTGGCTGCCGCCGCCGGTGAAGCCGCCGCAGATCAGCTCGCGGGTTGCCGCATCTCCTGCGGCATATAGCCCCGGAACGCCGGTGCCGCAGTCTTCATCCGTTATGCGGATGCCGCCGGTGCCGCGTACCGTACCTTCCAGCCGCAGGGTAACCGGAAAAGCATCCTTAAACGGATTAATGCCCCGGCGGTCGAACGGCAGAAAGAAATTCGTCTGGGCAACCCGCAGCAGCGGCTGCAAATCCTCAGAAGCACCGTCAAGCTTGGCATAGACCTGGCGGCCGGCCAGCAGATTGCGGGCGATGATTGAGCGGCCCTTTTTAGAGCCTGCACCTTCCACCACGCTTCCGTCTTCATAATAGAAGCTGGCATAGCTGTAGTAGGCTGTTTTGGTGACGGACGAGAAGGTCGGGCAGATCGCATAGGCATTGGAGAATTCCATGCCCGACAGGCTGGCCCCGGCTTCGGCGGCGAACAGGTAGCCGTCACCTGTCAGCACGTTACAGCCCAGCGCCTTGCTGAGGAAGGCGCACCCCCCGGTCGCAATGACGACTGCCCCCGCCTGGACGCTCCATCCTTCTCCGCTCTGGGTCTGTACACCGGTTGCCCCGGCGACACCGTGTCCATCGGCCAGCAGCTCAAGCGCCGGACTGTGGTCCAGAATCTTCACTCCCGCCTTCTTGACCAGCTTACGCATCAGCCTCATATATTCCGGCCCCTGCAGGCTCCGGCGGTACTGGTTGCCGTGCTCATCCAGCGGGAACGGGTATCCGGAGACGCCCAGCCGGTTCATATTCTCATAGGTGCGGTCCAGCACCCTGTCCATCCAGCGGTGCTCCGCCAGCTTGCCGCCCATCGAGTAACGGCTGGCCTTGGCCTCTTCACGCAGCTTGTCGTCCGGCTGCACGTACCACACTCCCGTACCTGACGGAGCAGTAGCTCCGCTGGAGCCGCAGTAGCCTTTATCGGCCAGAATAACCTTGGCGCCTTTGGCTGCTGCCGTAAGTGCCGCCCACGTACCTGCCGGACCTCCGCCGATTACCAGCACATCCGCCTGCAGATTCAGTACTCCTGTATGTCCGATGGAAAGATTCATTTACCTTCAGCCCCCTTGGTTTATTTAGCCCTGATAGCTGTCCCGCCAGTGCAGGAGCTTGCGTTCGATGACGCGGAATAAGGAATCAATCAGCTTGCCGACAATAGCAAAAATAATGATGCCTACAAAAATGACTTCCGTATTGGAATTCTGCTTGGCTTCATTAATCAGAAACCCTACTCCGGAAGAAGAGCCGATAAGTTCAGCAACAACCAGGCCGATCCAGGCCACGGCCATTGAAAGACGCAACCCGAGCAAAATGCCGGGCAGCGCAGCCGGCAGAATCAGCCGGCGCAGCTTCTGCAGCGGTCCGAAGCCAAGCACTCTGGCTACCTCAAACAACTTGTTGTCCACGCCCCGGATGCCCATAAAGGTGTTGATGTACAGCGGGAAGAAGGCGCCGCTCAAAATGATAGCCACCTTCGACACCTCGCCGAAGCCGAACCAGAGGATAATCAGCGGCGCAATGGCCAGATGCGGAACCAGCCGCAGCACCTGGACACTGGGGTCAAGCAGATACTCCGCTTTGCGGAACAGACCGGTCAATATGCCGAGCAGCAGGCCGAGAATTCCGCCTATCACATAGCCGAGCCCGGCCCGGCCGATGCTCACCCCGAGGTGATGGAGCAGCTCGCCGCTGGCCGCAAGTCCGGCAAAAGCCGACAAAATCGACCAGGGTGTCGGCAGAAACTCCGGCGAGATCCAGCCTGCACTCCCGCCGAGCTGCCACAGTGCAATAACTGCCGCCGGTATGGCGGCCCCGGCTGCCCAGTCGGACAGAAGTATCTTCGTCCGGAGAGAGTATGGCTTTTTTCGCTTGTTAGACGCAGATACAGGTGCTGTTCCGGTGTAATCATGTGCTTCCCTTACGCTTTTAGCTGACTTAACAATCATTTCGATCCCGTTGCTCATGCTGTACATTCCTCCTATCCTTGATAGCTGTCCTTCCATCTCAGCAGCCGCCGTTCAATCAGACGGACAACCGTATCACTCAGCAGCCCCGCAGCGGCAAACACAATAATTCCGACAAATACGACTGGCGTATCAGCAAACTGGCGGGCATCCGACATCATGTAGCCGATGCCTGAGGTGGAGGCGATCAGTTCAGCCACAACCAGCCCCAGCCAGGATAATCCCAGCGACAGGCGTACACCGAGCATAATGTTCGGCACCGCCGCCGGAAGCACCAGCCGGAGAACCTGCTGCATCTTGCTGAAGCCGAGTACCTTGGATACTTCAAACAGCTTGTTGTCCGTACCGCGGATGCCCATGAAGGTGTTAATATAGACCGGGAAGAACGCGCCTTTTGCGATCAGCAGCACTTTCGATTCCTCGCCGATTCCGAACCAGAGAATAAACAGCGGTACAACCGCAAGGCTGGGAATCATCCTGATCATCTGCAGCGACGGGTCCAGCAGCCGCTCCGATCTGCGGAACAGTCCGACCAGAATGCCCAGCAGCAGCCCCAGTCCCCCGCCGAGCAGAAATCCGGAGAAGGCCCGCACGGCGCTGACCCGGAAATGGCTCCACAGATCGCCGCTTACGGCCAGTGAAAGGAACGACTGGGTAATGGTGTAAGGTGTCGGAAACAGCATTTCTGACAAAATCCCGTAATGGCCCAGCAGCTGCCACGCAATCAGCAGGCTTCCCGGCAGTAGCAGGCCGAGTCCGGCAATAACCGCTTTTCCGGGTTTACCTGCTGCACCTGCGGCCACAGCCTGGTTGCTCATATAATTGCCCCCTTAAATTATATTTACAATTCGCATTGTTTAAGTCGGATATATGACGGCAATAATACCTATTATTCAAATAATAAAGCCTGTGTCCTAAATCCCTGCCCCGTCCGTCAATTCCAGCTCCTCCACCTTCTCAAAATAATTAAGCACCCTTAGGCGCAGCTCCTGAAAGGAGGTTGTAGTCTTCTTGCGCGGATAGGGGAGATCAATCGGCACAATTTTACGGATTTTGCCCGGTCTCGGCTCCAGAATAACCACCCTTCCTCCAAGATAGACTGCTTCATCAATATCATGTGTCACAAAAATCATCGTGGTCCGGTTCTTCCGCCAGATATCCAGCAGCACCGTCTGCATATGGGCCCGGGTAAAAGCGTCCAGTGCACCAAACGGCTCATCGAGCAGCAAAATCTTCGGATTCCGCAGTAGCGCCCGGGCAATTGCCACCCGCTGGGCCATTCCTCCTGAGAGCTCACGGGGATACGCTTTTTCAAAGCCGTTCAGCTTCACCAGCTCAATCAGCTCATCTACCTTCTGCCGGACATCCGGCCGGCTGAGCGGCAGATCCGAGGCAATATTCTTCTCAACGGTAAGCCAGGGAAACAGCCGGTGCTCCTGAAAAATAAACCCTTTATCAATCCCCGGACCGCCAATCCGCTCCCCCTCCAGCGTCACACTGCCGGTATAGCCTGTATCGAGTCCGGCGACGATGCGCAGCAGCGTGCTTTTACCGCAGCCGCTCGGGCCGATCACGGTGACGAACTCCCCCTGCTGCACATCCAGATTCACCTCATGCAATGCCTTTACCTGTCCTCCGGCGGTGTCAAAGCTCTTGTTCAGCTGCGCAATGGACAGCATGACCTCTCCCATCTCTGCTCCTCCTTATGGTTCGCTGGTATACAAACTGGTATACAAAAAAAACAGAGGGACCTCGCGCTGGATAGCACGGGCACCTCTGTTTGTACAGTCGGCCAATGTAATTCAAAGTAAAACAATTTGAATTTGTGCATTTAAAATATCACCAATCCTCAGGTCTGTCAACAAAAAGACATCATTTAAT contains these protein-coding regions:
- a CDS encoding ABC transporter permease, which encodes MSNQAVAAGAAGKPGKAVIAGLGLLLPGSLLIAWQLLGHYGILSEMLFPTPYTITQSFLSLAVSGDLWSHFRVSAVRAFSGFLLGGGLGLLLGILVGLFRRSERLLDPSLQMIRMIPSLAVVPLFILWFGIGEESKVLLIAKGAFFPVYINTFMGIRGTDNKLFEVSKVLGFSKMQQVLRLVLPAAVPNIMLGVRLSLGLSWLGLVVAELIASTSGIGYMMSDARQFADTPVVFVGIIVFAAAGLLSDTVVRLIERRLLRWKDSYQG
- a CDS encoding FAD-binding protein is translated as MNLSIGHTGVLNLQADVLVIGGGPAGTWAALTAAAKGAKVILADKGYCGSSGATAPSGTGVWYVQPDDKLREEAKASRYSMGGKLAEHRWMDRVLDRTYENMNRLGVSGYPFPLDEHGNQYRRSLQGPEYMRLMRKLVKKAGVKILDHSPALELLADGHGVAGATGVQTQSGEGWSVQAGAVVIATGGCAFLSKALGCNVLTGDGYLFAAEAGASLSGMEFSNAYAICPTFSSVTKTAYYSYASFYYEDGSVVEGAGSKKGRSIIARNLLAGRQVYAKLDGASEDLQPLLRVAQTNFFLPFDRRGINPFKDAFPVTLRLEGTVRGTGGIRITDEDCGTGVPGLYAAGDAATRELICGGFTGGGSHNAAWAMSSGSFAGEGAAAYAAGLGQHAADRKPRGLSTSPLVDQQVKPGTAARAAEFVSAVQDEVKPYDINLFRTEQGLTSSLGRLDGLWKEQRSREIQRTPEGVKAREAEAMTATARWMYSSALARTETRGMHKREDYKETDNGQHHRLISGGLDQVWVKTEEVAKESVLL
- a CDS encoding ABC transporter permease, translated to MSNGIEMIVKSAKSVREAHDYTGTAPVSASNKRKKPYSLRTKILLSDWAAGAAIPAAVIALWQLGGSAGWISPEFLPTPWSILSAFAGLAASGELLHHLGVSIGRAGLGYVIGGILGLLLGILTGLFRKAEYLLDPSVQVLRLVPHLAIAPLIILWFGFGEVSKVAIILSGAFFPLYINTFMGIRGVDNKLFEVARVLGFGPLQKLRRLILPAALPGILLGLRLSMAVAWIGLVVAELIGSSSGVGFLINEAKQNSNTEVIFVGIIIFAIVGKLIDSLFRVIERKLLHWRDSYQG
- a CDS encoding ABC transporter ATP-binding protein, with product MGEVMLSIAQLNKSFDTAGGQVKALHEVNLDVQQGEFVTVIGPSGCGKSTLLRIVAGLDTGYTGSVTLEGERIGGPGIDKGFIFQEHRLFPWLTVEKNIASDLPLSRPDVRQKVDELIELVKLNGFEKAYPRELSGGMAQRVAIARALLRNPKILLLDEPFGALDAFTRAHMQTVLLDIWRKNRTTMIFVTHDIDEAVYLGGRVVILEPRPGKIRKIVPIDLPYPRKKTTTSFQELRLRVLNYFEKVEELELTDGAGI